The following proteins are encoded in a genomic region of Proteiniborus sp. DW1:
- a CDS encoding hemolysin family protein, which translates to MMEEPEPSNITSQLILMVILTLLNAFFASAEMAIVSLNKNKMKLLADEGNKKAKLLIKLTEEPTKFLSTIQVGITLAGFLNSAFAATGISDDLAQYLKQFNIPYSKEIALVLVTIVLSYITLVFGELFPKRIALQKSEAIAMFAVKPIFYTSKIAAPFVKLLTVSTSILIKITGLEKDGLDEKVSREEIRSLVEAGQEHGAINAIEKEMINSIFEFDNKSAYEVMTPRTEVYLIDIKTPLSEYLDDLIEERYSRIPVYEEDTDNIIGILYMKDFLVEARKHGFENVNIRGILHAPYFVPETKNIDELFRELQSSKKHIAILINEYGGFSGIVSIEDLIEEVMGNIEDEYDDDGPEIKKIDNNTYLVDGMLQLSKFSDFFDLDIENKDYETIGGLIIDLLGRIPKDVEEDVIEYYNLVFKIEKVKEKRIERIKVYVKDKVELDDI; encoded by the coding sequence ATGATGGAAGAACCTGAACCCTCGAATATAACTTCACAACTTATATTAATGGTCATATTGACATTACTCAATGCATTTTTTGCATCTGCTGAGATGGCTATAGTCTCATTAAATAAAAATAAGATGAAATTATTGGCAGATGAAGGGAACAAAAAAGCTAAACTTTTAATTAAGCTAACTGAAGAGCCCACTAAGTTTTTATCTACTATTCAAGTAGGTATTACATTAGCTGGATTTCTAAATAGTGCTTTTGCAGCTACTGGAATATCTGACGACTTAGCTCAATACCTAAAACAGTTTAATATTCCTTATAGCAAAGAAATAGCTTTAGTATTAGTTACTATTGTTTTATCCTATATTACACTAGTATTTGGAGAGTTATTTCCAAAGAGAATAGCTTTACAAAAATCAGAAGCCATAGCAATGTTTGCAGTAAAACCTATATTCTATACTTCTAAAATAGCTGCACCATTTGTAAAGCTATTAACTGTATCAACTTCTATATTGATAAAAATAACAGGACTTGAAAAAGATGGCTTAGATGAAAAGGTATCAAGAGAAGAAATAAGGTCCTTAGTAGAGGCTGGACAAGAGCATGGTGCAATTAATGCCATTGAAAAGGAAATGATAAATAGTATATTTGAGTTTGACAATAAATCAGCCTATGAAGTCATGACTCCAAGAACCGAAGTATACTTAATTGATATAAAAACACCATTAAGTGAATACTTAGACGACCTAATAGAAGAAAGATATTCTAGAATTCCTGTGTATGAAGAGGATACTGATAATATTATTGGTATTTTATATATGAAGGATTTTCTAGTAGAAGCTAGGAAGCATGGCTTTGAAAATGTCAATATAAGAGGTATATTGCATGCACCTTACTTCGTTCCTGAAACTAAAAATATCGATGAATTATTTAGAGAACTTCAGAGTTCCAAGAAGCACATTGCTATATTAATCAATGAATATGGTGGATTTTCAGGAATAGTCTCTATAGAAGATCTTATTGAAGAAGTCATGGGGAATATTGAGGATGAATATGATGACGATGGACCAGAAATAAAAAAAATTGACAATAATACTTATTTAGTAGATGGTATGCTTCAATTAAGTAAATTTAGTGACTTTTTTGATTTAGATATAGAAAATAAAGACTATGAAACCATAGGTGGATTAATTATTGACCTACTTGGACGAATTCCAAAAGATGTTGAGGAAGATGTTATTGAGTACTATAACTTAGTATTCAAGATAGAGAAAGTAAAAGAAAAAAGAATTGAGAGAATTAAAGTATATGTAAAAGATAAAGTTGAATTAGATGATATTTAA
- a CDS encoding DUF58 domain-containing protein — protein MTITKRFILLVGLGVILTFTSYFFGLALTTFVIYNIICFSLLVVDYIISPSHDALEIERLDGEKLSLFESEKIKISVYNKSHKRVYVEIKDEVPDFHFHIQKASTGKYIAPHEKEIFEYEVVPKKRGAFKFGKVHIRYDGNLSLCRKQFVSDVEKEFKVYPNLKDLRKYKLAAYNSLIYKDGRKRLKILGQGTEFESLREYVSGDEYRKINWNATARENKPIVNQYEPEKNQHVYAMIDTGRPMSYSIKGKSKLDMAINTSLLLCDIVNQNGDQSGLMAFNTDIEAFIPPGKGSGHRNRIMDALYHVEHSKSTSNYEEAFYFFKGKERRRSLICLFTDFDTIEEAEDMLRVLPIMTRNNIVLIILIKDEKLEEKASMNVKKEEDAYIKSIAIEMLKDRRKLINLLNTKGIMCIECKPEKIVSDVINKYIHIKNRMHF, from the coding sequence ATGACCATCACAAAACGCTTCATATTACTAGTAGGGCTTGGAGTTATATTGACCTTTACATCATATTTCTTTGGCTTAGCACTAACTACATTTGTTATATATAATATAATCTGCTTTTCCCTATTAGTTGTAGACTACATAATTTCACCTTCACATGATGCATTAGAAATAGAGAGACTAGACGGTGAAAAGCTATCACTATTCGAAAGTGAAAAAATAAAAATAAGTGTATACAACAAAAGTCATAAAAGAGTATATGTTGAAATAAAAGATGAAGTGCCTGACTTCCACTTTCATATTCAGAAGGCTTCTACAGGTAAATACATAGCTCCTCATGAAAAAGAAATATTTGAATATGAAGTTGTACCGAAAAAAAGAGGGGCATTTAAATTTGGTAAAGTTCATATAAGATATGACGGAAATCTTAGTCTATGTAGAAAACAGTTTGTTTCAGATGTAGAAAAAGAGTTTAAAGTATACCCAAATCTCAAGGATCTAAGAAAATATAAGCTAGCAGCTTACAATAGTTTAATATACAAAGATGGTAGAAAGAGACTGAAAATATTAGGGCAAGGTACGGAGTTTGAAAGTCTTAGAGAATATGTTTCTGGAGACGAATATAGGAAAATCAATTGGAATGCTACAGCTAGAGAGAATAAGCCTATAGTTAACCAATACGAGCCTGAGAAGAACCAGCATGTATATGCGATGATAGATACAGGAAGACCTATGAGCTATTCAATAAAAGGTAAAAGCAAACTCGATATGGCCATAAATACAAGCTTACTTCTATGTGATATAGTAAATCAAAATGGTGACCAATCAGGACTAATGGCATTTAATACAGATATAGAGGCTTTTATACCTCCAGGCAAGGGTAGTGGACATAGAAATAGAATAATGGATGCCCTATACCATGTAGAGCACAGTAAATCTACATCAAACTATGAAGAAGCCTTTTACTTCTTTAAAGGTAAAGAGAGGCGTAGAAGCCTAATATGCTTGTTTACAGACTTTGATACTATAGAGGAAGCAGAGGATATGCTCAGAGTGCTTCCAATAATGACAAGAAACAATATTGTCTTAATAATACTCATAAAGGATGAAAAGCTTGAGGAGAAAGCATCTATGAATGTGAAAAAAGAGGAAGATGCTTATATAAAATCCATTGCTATTGAAATGCTTAAGGATAGAAGGAAACTGATAAATCTTCTTAACACAAAGGGCATAATGTGTATAGAATGTAAACCTGAAAAAATCGTTTCTGATGTTATAAATAAATACATACACATAAAAAATCGGATGCACTTTTAA
- a CDS encoding RDD family protein, producing MKTIKITTPENIEVEYTLAALGSRTAATGIDTLLQLVLIGIVVLIVAFMGLTPAEIYEEYKSWAIAISLILIFIINYGYFIIFEMTMNGGTPGKRIFGLRTIRNNGQPIAFKHSVIRNLLRILDVYGLGVILIFFTKLNKRLGDYLASTIVVIEEKREEIYNIRLENERTNYKYSLTQEETQLLREYFTRKDSLGEKASEIERELGEYFIEKYKIEVIGNSYNSLLVELFNGIK from the coding sequence ATGAAAACAATCAAAATCACCACACCAGAAAATATAGAAGTAGAATATACCCTTGCTGCATTAGGCTCACGTACAGCAGCTACTGGTATTGATACTTTATTGCAGCTAGTTTTAATAGGAATAGTAGTTCTTATAGTAGCATTTATGGGACTGACGCCAGCAGAAATTTATGAAGAATATAAAAGCTGGGCAATAGCAATATCATTAATTTTAATTTTTATAATTAATTATGGCTATTTCATAATATTCGAGATGACTATGAACGGAGGGACACCTGGTAAAAGGATTTTTGGTCTTAGAACTATAAGAAATAACGGTCAGCCCATAGCATTTAAGCATTCAGTTATAAGAAACCTGCTAAGAATACTAGATGTTTATGGGTTAGGTGTTATACTAATATTTTTCACAAAGCTAAATAAAAGACTAGGGGATTATTTAGCATCTACAATAGTAGTGATAGAGGAAAAGAGAGAAGAAATATATAATATAAGATTAGAAAATGAAAGAACTAATTATAAGTATTCCTTAACTCAAGAAGAGACTCAGCTATTAAGAGAATATTTCACGAGAAAAGATTCCTTAGGGGAAAAAGCAAGTGAAATAGAAAGGGAATTAGGAGAGTATTTTATAGAGAAGTATAAAATTGAAGTGATAGGTAATAGTTACAATAGTCTATTGGTTGAGTTATTTAATGGAATAAAGTAA
- a CDS encoding homoserine O-succinyltransferase, giving the protein MNNFQRKLNNPLSDISEKRNARRSHINVLEKIHIGILNLMPNKIETEHQFINIFSQVPFNVGLHFLRLESYIPKNCSIEYLRNYYLSIMDIDEDTLDGLIITGAPLENMKFEEVKYWDELTSIIDFSKKYIKSTIYICWGAIAGLYYNYNIPKHNVEEKIFGVFSHEVLDKNNKLMKGFDDDFLVPHSRYFSINEQDIRSKEQKLDILSSSKDSGTLLVANKNLSEIYITGHLEYGAETLKKEYERDIRLGKAIKVPVNYFNNDNINSLPKMKWNAHRTLFFTNWLCECLVRSVNQ; this is encoded by the coding sequence ATGAACAATTTTCAAAGAAAATTAAATAATCCTTTAAGTGATATTTCAGAAAAAAGGAATGCTAGAAGATCACATATCAATGTGTTAGAAAAAATACATATAGGGATTTTAAACCTAATGCCCAATAAAATTGAAACTGAGCATCAGTTTATAAATATTTTTTCTCAGGTCCCATTTAATGTAGGTCTTCATTTTCTTAGGTTAGAATCCTATATACCAAAGAATTGTAGTATTGAATATTTGAGAAACTATTACTTGTCCATAATGGATATAGATGAAGATACCTTAGATGGTTTGATTATAACGGGTGCACCTCTAGAAAATATGAAATTTGAAGAAGTCAAATATTGGGATGAACTTACATCAATTATTGATTTCTCCAAAAAATATATAAAATCAACTATATACATATGCTGGGGAGCCATCGCAGGACTTTATTATAACTACAATATACCAAAGCATAATGTAGAAGAGAAAATATTTGGTGTTTTTTCGCATGAAGTTCTTGATAAGAATAACAAGCTTATGAAAGGATTTGACGATGATTTTCTAGTTCCCCATTCTAGATACTTTTCAATTAATGAACAAGATATCAGGAGCAAAGAACAAAAACTTGATATTCTATCATCTAGCAAGGATTCAGGAACGCTTTTAGTTGCAAATAAGAATTTATCAGAAATTTATATAACTGGTCATTTAGAATATGGTGCAGAAACATTAAAAAAAGAATATGAAAGAGATATAAGGCTTGGAAAGGCTATTAAGGTTCCAGTGAATTATTTTAATAATGATAATATAAATTCACTTCCCAAAATGAAGTGGAATGCACACAGAACCCTTTTCTTTACAAACTGGCTATGTGAATGTCTAGTAAGGAGTGTGAATCAATAA
- the lepB gene encoding signal peptidase I, whose amino-acid sequence MSKNTLATEILSWIKSIGIAFALALLINLFIFEMTGVDGESMHPTLEHGDRLFAVKINQVFKQVPKYDSIVIVDANVRRERTLLDEIKDSAIVSTILRRQNRDILIKRVIGVPGDVIEFRDNRVYRNGELLEEEYILEEMIMVDRTITVPEDHVFVMGDNRNNSRDSRSIGPIPLKNVRGKVVIRLFPFNKISLL is encoded by the coding sequence ATGTCTAAAAATACTTTAGCAACAGAGATACTATCTTGGATAAAAAGTATAGGAATTGCATTTGCTTTGGCCTTACTTATAAACCTATTTATTTTTGAAATGACAGGGGTAGATGGAGAATCTATGCATCCGACTCTGGAACACGGAGATAGGTTATTCGCAGTAAAGATTAACCAAGTATTCAAACAGGTCCCTAAATACGACTCCATAGTAATAGTAGATGCAAATGTTAGGAGAGAGAGGACCCTGTTGGACGAAATTAAAGACAGTGCTATAGTTAGTACTATATTAAGAAGACAAAATAGAGATATACTTATAAAAAGAGTTATTGGAGTTCCAGGTGATGTAATAGAATTTAGAGATAATAGAGTATATAGAAATGGAGAACTTCTAGAAGAAGAATATATTTTAGAAGAGATGATTATGGTTGATAGAACAATAACAGTTCCAGAGGATCATGTATTTGTTATGGGAGACAATAGAAATAATAGCAGAGACAGTAGATCCATAGGACCTATTCCTCTAAAAAATGTAAGGGGAAAGGTAGTTATCAGGTTATTTCCTTTTAATAAAATTAGTTTGCTATAG
- a CDS encoding GNAT family N-acetyltransferase, with amino-acid sequence MLTTERLKLIPLTADDLKLCIENKSKMERKLGLRVSGKQLTEKMRGIYQIKVDYINRDKENLLYYTYWQIVLKDEHCIVGEIGFKDVPNSHGEIEVGYALEEEYRGKGYMTEALIALTKWAFSQPNISAIIAVTLNNNIPSHRVLIRAGFKIQGHDKRYIYWRLENYNKFSK; translated from the coding sequence ATGCTAACTACAGAAAGATTAAAGCTAATTCCTTTAACTGCTGATGACCTTAAACTTTGTATAGAAAACAAATCTAAAATGGAAAGAAAACTGGGGTTAAGAGTATCAGGAAAACAACTTACTGAAAAGATGAGAGGAATATATCAAATTAAAGTAGATTATATAAACAGAGATAAAGAAAATCTACTTTATTATACTTACTGGCAAATAGTGCTCAAAGATGAACACTGTATAGTAGGTGAAATAGGATTCAAGGATGTGCCTAATAGTCATGGAGAAATTGAAGTAGGCTATGCCCTAGAAGAAGAGTATAGAGGAAAGGGATATATGACAGAAGCATTAATAGCACTTACAAAATGGGCATTTTCACAACCTAATATTAGTGCTATAATAGCAGTGACACTAAATAACAATATTCCTTCACATAGGGTTCTTATAAGAGCAGGCTTTAAAATACAAGGGCATGACAAAAGGTATATTTATTGGAGGCTAGAAAACTACAATAAATTTTCCAAATGA
- a CDS encoding O-acetylhomoserine aminocarboxypropyltransferase/cysteine synthase family protein, whose translation MNRNWRKSTLCVQGGYSPKVGEPRVLPIYQSTTYKYDDPEKLAHIFDLKEEGHIYSRISNPTVSAFEEKIAQLEGGVGALATSSGQAAITLAILNICSQNEHILALSTLYGGTHTLFSATLKKLGIEVTFVEPTLSIEEILSCAKLNTKAIYAETIGNPALNVLDFEKFSSVAKKLDVPLIIDNTFATPYLCQPFKYGANIIIHSATKYIDGHANNVGGIIVDGGNFNWNNGKYPELTEPDQSYHGIKYYEEFKEKAFIAKTRSQLLRDIGCTLSPFNAFMLNIGLETLHLRMERHSENALKLAEYLDLHEKVSWVNYPGLRTHSDHKLAQKYLPNGASGILTFGLKGGKDAAKKLMTKLNLVALVVHVGDARTSILHPATTTHKQLSYEDLKKSGVSEDMIRVSVGIEAIDDIIDDFQRALNLV comes from the coding sequence ATGAACAGAAATTGGAGAAAGTCTACCCTATGTGTACAAGGAGGATACTCCCCAAAAGTTGGAGAACCTAGAGTTCTTCCTATCTATCAAAGTACTACCTACAAATATGATGACCCTGAAAAACTTGCTCATATCTTTGACTTAAAAGAAGAAGGTCACATATATTCTAGAATCAGCAACCCTACAGTCAGTGCTTTTGAAGAAAAAATTGCTCAGCTCGAAGGAGGAGTTGGGGCTCTTGCAACTTCTTCTGGTCAAGCAGCCATTACTTTAGCAATACTTAATATTTGTAGCCAAAATGAGCACATCCTTGCATTATCAACATTATATGGAGGAACCCATACTCTTTTTTCAGCAACATTAAAAAAATTAGGTATAGAGGTGACATTTGTAGAGCCAACACTTAGTATTGAAGAAATACTAAGCTGCGCCAAGCTAAATACAAAAGCAATTTATGCAGAAACTATTGGAAACCCTGCTCTTAATGTACTTGATTTTGAGAAATTCTCCAGTGTTGCAAAAAAACTTGATGTACCATTAATAATAGATAATACTTTTGCAACACCTTACCTATGTCAACCTTTTAAGTACGGAGCAAATATAATAATTCACTCTGCAACAAAGTACATTGATGGCCATGCAAATAATGTTGGTGGAATCATTGTTGATGGAGGCAATTTTAATTGGAACAATGGAAAGTACCCCGAATTAACTGAACCTGACCAAAGCTATCATGGAATAAAATACTATGAAGAGTTTAAGGAAAAAGCTTTTATTGCTAAAACAAGATCTCAGTTGCTAAGAGATATAGGCTGTACCTTAAGCCCATTTAATGCTTTCATGTTAAATATTGGCTTAGAAACTCTTCACTTAAGAATGGAAAGGCATAGTGAAAATGCATTAAAACTTGCAGAGTATTTAGATTTACACGAAAAAGTATCTTGGGTAAATTATCCTGGGTTAAGGACTCACTCAGACCATAAATTGGCTCAAAAGTACTTACCTAATGGAGCAAGTGGTATACTTACTTTTGGCCTAAAAGGCGGGAAGGATGCAGCTAAAAAACTTATGACTAAACTAAATCTGGTTGCCTTAGTAGTACACGTAGGAGATGCAAGAACATCAATACTGCATCCTGCCACAACTACTCACAAACAGCTTAGCTATGAAGATTTGAAAAAATCTGGTGTATCAGAAGATATGATAAGAGTATCCGTGGGCATAGAAGCTATCGATGATATAATAGATGACTTCCAGAGAGCACTAAATTTGGTTTAA
- a CDS encoding MoxR family ATPase has product MERTEKGYTKYIVDKIKKEIDKVIVEQEEMLKYCMVGLLCGGHVLLEGVPGLAKTLMVRTLAKTMNVDFKRIQFTPDLMPSDVTGTKIFNMQTREFELKKGPIFTNFLLADEINRTPPKTQAGLLEAMEEQAVTIDGQNIHLPSPYMVFATQNPLEYEGTYPLPEALLDRFLMKVLIDYPSAQAEKEVLEKYHKGFNSIDIDSTGVEPVCSGGDILSCREEIKNVQVDSSIFDYIIQIVRETRNFSSIEVGSSPRGSIALLQSAKAYAVINGRDYVIPEDIKAIAYPVLRHRISLRPELTIEGIKEDKVIESILTQIKVPR; this is encoded by the coding sequence TTGGAGAGAACAGAAAAGGGATATACAAAGTATATAGTAGATAAGATAAAAAAAGAAATAGACAAGGTAATAGTTGAGCAAGAGGAAATGCTTAAATACTGTATGGTTGGACTCTTATGCGGTGGACATGTACTTTTAGAAGGAGTGCCAGGTCTTGCAAAGACTCTTATGGTTAGGACACTGGCTAAGACTATGAATGTAGACTTTAAGAGAATTCAGTTTACACCTGATTTAATGCCTTCTGATGTTACAGGAACTAAGATATTCAATATGCAGACTAGAGAATTTGAATTAAAGAAGGGACCTATTTTCACTAACTTTCTATTAGCAGATGAGATCAACCGTACCCCACCAAAGACACAGGCTGGATTATTAGAAGCTATGGAGGAGCAAGCGGTGACTATCGATGGACAAAATATCCATCTACCATCACCATATATGGTATTTGCCACACAAAACCCATTAGAATATGAGGGAACATATCCTTTACCAGAAGCATTATTAGATAGATTTTTAATGAAAGTTCTCATAGACTATCCATCTGCTCAAGCAGAAAAGGAAGTACTAGAAAAGTATCATAAAGGATTTAATTCCATAGACATAGATAGTACAGGTGTAGAGCCAGTTTGCAGCGGGGGAGACATACTTAGCTGCAGAGAAGAAATCAAAAATGTTCAAGTAGACAGTAGTATATTTGATTATATAATACAAATTGTTAGAGAAACTAGAAACTTTTCTTCCATAGAAGTAGGAAGCAGCCCAAGAGGCTCTATAGCACTATTACAATCTGCAAAAGCCTATGCAGTAATAAATGGAAGAGATTATGTAATCCCGGAAGACATAAAGGCAATAGCCTACCCAGTACTCAGACACCGGATTTCCCTAAGACCAGAGCTCACTATAGAAGGAATTAAAGAAGATAAGGTTATAGAGAGTATTCTGACTCAAATAAAGGTGCCAAGATAA
- a CDS encoding stage II sporulation protein M: protein MKLEQFIEKNSPLWSELKSLTELIDKKGIKHLDSKQLKRYLYLFRMSSHQLAYARTHYPGSEVIPYINSLIAISHNHIYSVKKYDFSEVISFFKSGLPNDIMKYKSYIIAATAVFLFGFILSWLLVAVNPQNATYFMPEDMIQNINWDMDTSGGWDYPVMSSYIMTNNISVAFKAFVLGITLGIGTIYILFLNGALLGALTGLVYQNGNPLGYWSLILPHGILELTAIFIAGGAGFILARSILIPREYSRKHSIIKGAKEATSLILGVIVFLIIAGIIEGFFTPINIPPIYKLIFAGLTLIMIAIYFAIPYFKSDV from the coding sequence TTGAAACTGGAACAATTTATTGAAAAAAACTCTCCATTATGGTCAGAATTAAAATCTCTTACTGAATTGATAGATAAAAAAGGTATTAAACACCTGGATTCTAAACAGCTCAAACGCTACTTATACCTTTTTCGTATGTCCAGCCATCAGTTGGCTTATGCAAGAACTCACTATCCAGGCAGCGAAGTAATACCATATATTAATTCTTTAATAGCTATTTCTCATAATCATATATATTCAGTTAAAAAATATGATTTCTCTGAAGTAATTAGTTTTTTTAAATCTGGTCTGCCTAATGATATCATGAAGTACAAGAGCTATATAATAGCTGCCACAGCAGTGTTCTTATTTGGCTTTATCCTTAGTTGGCTATTAGTAGCTGTTAATCCTCAAAACGCTACATATTTCATGCCTGAAGATATGATACAAAATATTAACTGGGATATGGATACTTCAGGAGGATGGGATTACCCAGTTATGTCAAGCTACATAATGACAAATAATATTTCTGTAGCCTTTAAGGCTTTTGTCCTAGGTATTACCTTAGGAATAGGAACTATTTATATTCTCTTCCTTAATGGTGCATTATTAGGGGCTCTTACAGGCTTAGTATACCAAAATGGAAATCCGCTAGGATATTGGTCATTAATATTACCTCATGGAATATTAGAGTTAACAGCAATTTTTATAGCTGGTGGCGCTGGGTTTATATTAGCTCGTTCTATTTTAATTCCAAGGGAATATTCTAGAAAGCATTCTATTATAAAAGGTGCTAAAGAAGCTACAAGTTTGATCCTAGGTGTAATTGTGTTTCTAATTATTGCAGGAATTATTGAAGGCTTCTTTACTCCTATCAATATTCCACCTATATATAAGTTAATATTTGCAGGTCTTACACTAATAATGATAGCAATATATTTTGCAATACCATACTTTAAATCGGATGTTTAA
- a CDS encoding J domain-containing protein, whose translation MKYKDYYEILGVSKNSTSNDIKKAYKKLAKKYHPDLNPGDKSAEEKFKEINEAYEVLGDEEKRKKYDTFGQGYNFQNGADFDPSQFGFGNGGYQYYSTGSSSDFSDFFNMFFGGHGGGSRTGGFDIGSIFSNKRNKSTKGQDVESEIEISLLEAYEGLSKTISINILGESRTISVKIPAGILPGKKIKIREQGSKGLKGGKNGDLLLKVKIRDEKDLKLDGIDLIKDLPLAPWEAALGCNVLVKGLKDKVRIKVPEGIQTDEKIKLKGLGYRDMNGNKGDMYVRIKIVNPIHLTNKEKELYRQLQEISTFNPRG comes from the coding sequence ATGAAATATAAGGACTATTATGAAATACTAGGAGTCTCAAAAAACTCTACCAGTAATGATATAAAGAAGGCTTACAAAAAACTAGCCAAAAAATACCATCCGGATTTAAACCCTGGAGATAAATCTGCTGAAGAGAAGTTTAAGGAAATAAATGAAGCCTATGAGGTTTTAGGAGACGAGGAGAAAAGGAAGAAGTATGATACCTTTGGTCAAGGCTATAATTTTCAAAATGGTGCAGACTTTGACCCTTCTCAATTTGGCTTTGGCAATGGTGGATACCAATACTATTCTACAGGGAGCTCTTCTGATTTTAGTGATTTCTTTAATATGTTTTTTGGAGGACATGGAGGTGGAAGCAGGACTGGGGGTTTTGACATAGGAAGTATATTTTCTAATAAGAGAAACAAAAGTACAAAAGGTCAAGATGTTGAATCAGAAATAGAAATAAGCTTATTAGAAGCATATGAGGGTTTAAGTAAGACTATTAGTATAAATATATTAGGTGAAAGCAGAACTATTTCAGTAAAGATACCCGCAGGCATACTTCCAGGAAAGAAAATAAAGATTAGAGAACAAGGCAGTAAGGGCTTAAAGGGTGGTAAAAATGGAGACTTATTACTAAAAGTCAAGATAAGAGATGAAAAGGATTTAAAATTAGATGGCATTGACTTAATAAAGGATTTGCCGCTTGCACCATGGGAAGCAGCTTTAGGTTGTAATGTATTAGTAAAAGGCCTAAAGGATAAAGTTAGGATAAAAGTCCCAGAAGGAATTCAAACAGATGAAAAAATCAAGCTTAAGGGATTAGGCTATAGAGATATGAATGGGAATAAAGGAGATATGTACGTAAGGATTAAAATTGTAAACCCAATCCATCTAACTAACAAAGAAAAAGAACTATACAGACAGTTACAGGAAATTTCCACATTTAACCCGAGAGGATAG